Proteins encoded within one genomic window of Gemmatimonadaceae bacterium:
- a CDS encoding GAF domain-containing sensor histidine kinase, whose product MSRSRILTHERFARTAAPDPAQRELNAIREILHAYLQADRPEEAFQFALDRVTPLIGASFASIYLVDGVSELMRLAAAFNWPAKFRPWLGEMRVRVGFGPSGEAVTERRLIEVPDVTTDRSLEDWAEVAAELGFRSLVALPLQNGAGALGTVTFYFAEAGTATQERRNLMRLLADQIAAIAEKVRIADELRRTSAALSDTNAELERQYAAVLEARRGRDEFLANASEDLRGPLTALLAALDAHEDGPRLDVARRSAADLLWRIDELLEYAALRAGPGPIDLESFSPWEPIGAARRLLDAQGMAVHVLAETGPEDAPRLRSDRRKTARLLASLLVSAARTHSQEPVRVSVEAGNDHVAYRVVTAGAAGVRELEALLQEYRSIEGRAGGTGLGVPLAIHLAHTLGGSVEVEGGSDSVTYVVRLPLEAPTN is encoded by the coding sequence GTGTCGCGGTCGCGAATCCTCACCCACGAACGCTTTGCCCGCACCGCTGCCCCTGATCCGGCGCAGCGCGAGCTCAATGCCATCCGGGAGATCCTGCACGCGTATCTCCAGGCCGACCGGCCTGAGGAAGCCTTTCAGTTCGCGCTGGATCGCGTCACGCCGCTCATCGGGGCGAGCTTTGCCTCCATCTACCTGGTGGACGGCGTTTCCGAACTGATGCGACTCGCGGCCGCGTTCAACTGGCCGGCCAAGTTTCGCCCCTGGCTCGGCGAAATGCGCGTGCGGGTCGGGTTCGGGCCGAGTGGAGAGGCGGTGACGGAACGGCGCCTGATCGAGGTGCCGGACGTGACGACCGATCGTTCGCTGGAGGACTGGGCCGAGGTGGCGGCAGAACTTGGGTTCCGCTCGCTGGTCGCCCTGCCGTTGCAGAACGGCGCCGGCGCACTGGGTACGGTCACGTTCTACTTCGCCGAGGCCGGGACCGCCACGCAGGAGCGGCGCAACCTCATGCGCTTGCTCGCCGACCAGATCGCGGCGATCGCCGAGAAGGTTCGGATCGCCGATGAACTGCGTCGGACCAGCGCCGCGCTGAGCGACACGAACGCCGAGCTGGAACGGCAGTACGCCGCCGTGCTCGAAGCGCGACGAGGCCGCGACGAGTTTCTCGCCAACGCGTCCGAGGACCTGCGAGGGCCCCTCACCGCACTCCTGGCGGCGCTCGACGCGCACGAGGACGGCCCCCGGCTCGACGTCGCACGTCGTTCGGCGGCAGACCTGCTCTGGCGCATCGACGAACTGCTGGAGTACGCGGCGCTACGCGCCGGGCCTGGTCCGATCGACCTGGAGTCGTTCTCCCCCTGGGAACCGATCGGCGCTGCGCGGCGACTCCTCGACGCGCAGGGCATGGCGGTGCACGTCCTTGCCGAGACCGGCCCCGAGGACGCGCCGCGACTCCGATCGGACCGGCGCAAAACCGCGCGACTCCTGGCTAGCTTGCTGGTGTCGGCTGCCCGCACGCATTCGCAGGAGCCGGTGAGGGTCTCGGTCGAGGCAGGCAACGATCACGTCGCCTACCGCGTTGTCACCGCAGGCGCCGCGGGGGTGCGCGAGCTCGAGGCCCTGCTGCAGGAGTATCGCTCGATCGAAGGCCGCGCTGGCGGCACCGGACTTGGGGTGCCGCTCGCCATCCACCTCGCGCACACGCTTGGTGGTTCGGTCGAGGTAGAGGGTGGTTCAGACAGCGTGACGTACGTCGTCCGACTCCCCCTCGAGGCGCCGACCAACTAG
- a CDS encoding SDR family NAD(P)-dependent oxidoreductase, producing MTPTVLVTGATRGIGRAVALRLAGTHHVVGLGRTRGELESLGAAITGAGGTFTGLEVDLRDAAGLALALDGVRCDVLVNNAGVMFRKPFLELTPDEWHGMVDVNLNALYHVTRAVLPGMIARGSGQVINIASIAGRTTFPGGTGYVATKHAVLGFTETLMLEVRDHGVRVSCVMPGSVATELTPGGSSVTWALRPDDVAEVVAQMVAMPAHALVYNVEVRASRPRKG from the coding sequence GTGACACCGACCGTGCTGGTTACCGGGGCCACGCGCGGCATTGGCCGCGCCGTCGCCCTCCGCCTCGCCGGGACGCACCACGTGGTCGGCCTCGGTCGCACGCGTGGTGAGCTGGAGTCGTTAGGCGCCGCGATCACGGGCGCCGGCGGGACCTTCACCGGCCTCGAAGTCGACCTGCGGGATGCGGCCGGGCTCGCGCTCGCGCTGGACGGCGTCCGCTGCGATGTACTGGTGAACAACGCCGGTGTGATGTTCAGGAAACCATTCCTCGAACTCACGCCCGACGAATGGCACGGGATGGTCGACGTGAACCTCAACGCCCTCTATCACGTCACGCGCGCGGTGCTTCCCGGCATGATCGCCCGCGGCTCGGGGCAGGTGATCAACATCGCGTCGATCGCCGGTCGCACGACGTTTCCGGGCGGGACAGGCTACGTCGCGACGAAACACGCGGTGCTCGGGTTTACCGAGACGCTGATGCTCGAGGTCCGCGACCACGGGGTCCGGGTATCGTGCGTCATGCCGGGTTCGGTCGCGACCGAACTCACCCCGGGCGGATCGAGCGTGACCTGGGCCCTGCGCCCCGACGACGTGGCCGAGGTGGTGGCGCAGATGGTGGCGATGCCGGCGCACGCGCTCGTCTACAACGTCGAAGTGCGCGCGTCACGGCCACGAAAGGGTTGA